TGCTCAAGAAAAAGCCTTAGTTAAAGCAACAGCATCGGCACAAAAACAGGCAAATGTTATTTTACAAACCCTTAACTTAACAGCTCAAGAGATTGTGACTATTAATGTTAATGGGGCAAATAGTCCTAATCCTGTAATGATGCCCAAAATGCGTAGTGCAATGGATGCCAGTGTCGCTAATACCCCTGTTGTTGGTGGCGAACAAACAGTCTCTGCTTCTGTAACTTTGCAAATTCGTTATTAGCAGTAACAAATTTTAATTAACCTGAGTTCGAGATAAAATTCCCTAGTTATGGTGAGGCAAGGGATAAAGATAATTAACAATTAGTAATTAGCAATAGACAAATTTCTGGAAGTGGAGCGATAATTGGGGTTTGCAGTTGGAAATCAAAATTCTTTTCAAACAAGGGTTTTAAATATAATGAAATCAGAAAAAAGTGTAGAAAAATAGTCTTTTGTCGCCAAAGAATCCATATTTTTAAGGCGAGTGAGCATCAATTATCACAAATGATTTAGGATTGCTATATAAGTTCTGATTTTATAACGTAGGTAGATGGCTTTTATATTAATAAAAGGAAGATTTCATGTAGTTGGTTATTCTCCAGATGGCGATTCCATTCGTTTTCAAGCATATAATTTAGAACATTGGTCAAAATTACAAGGTATCTCTCCTGAGTTGAATGAAGAAAATCATGCACAGATAAGACTAATAGGAATTGACAGTTTAGAAACTCATTTCCGTCAGTGTCAACAAAGCGTAAAATGGGCTTTGAACGCCGCACATTTTCTCCTAGAATCATTAGAAATAGACGAGGTTAAATGGAACGAAGAAAAAAATATAATAATCTCCGCTCAAGACAAAATAGAGGGTTTTATCCTAGTAAAAAAAACAGATCAACATGGTCGTCCTTTAGCATTTGTTTTCAAAGGTGAAATAGATCATCCTGATGGAGAAGAATTTTTTTTACCAATTAATTTATTTTTTGAATCAGTCAATTATCAAAGTCTTTTATCAGGGCAATCTTACCCCACTTATTACAGAGGAATTGCACCAACATTAAGAAAAAAAATGACTTGGGCAGTTAATCAAGCAAGAAAAAACAAAAAAGGTTTGTGGGAATTTGATCTAACTAATCATGGATTTAATGTTTGGGATCTTTTCGACGAAGAAAAAACAGTAATTATTCTCCCTAAGTTATTTCGACGTTTAGTTAGTTATTTAGAAACAAGTGATAATTTAGATTATTTTAAACATTCAGTAGTAAAATCAGAAAAAGTACTAATATTACCAAATAAAAGAAAGAAACTTTTTCGAGATATTATCATTCAGGATGAACATTTTTTTAAGTTATCAGAACTACCAGAAGATTTAGTTTATCTATAACCAAAATTTTATAATAATGTGACTTTTCTAAAGTGGTTATGATAAATTGGCAGAAAATAACTTCTATCATGTTTATAAATTTTTATGGTTCTTCTACAGTGGTTATGATAAATTAATAAAAAATAACTTCCATAACCTTTATTTAATAGTGTTTATAGTAAAAAAAACTAAAAGTTTATAAATTATTATTTAATAATCCCCTATTGCCTCTTGCCTCTTGCCTTTCAGCCTACCCTAACTAATAATTTACATACTCAAAGTGATAGAGCCATTATTATTTAATAATTGCCTGTTGCCTACCCTAACCCATAATTTACATACTCAAATTAACAGAGCCATATTCATTTAATATTCTTATGCCGAACTGAGGTAAAAAATAAAGGTTCTTTTACAGCACCTATGACAATAGAAAATAATTTATATAAATCATACTGTACAGAGATTATAGCAAAACAAAAATTAAAAGTTTATCAACTATTGTTAAATAATTCTCTTTTTCCCTTCTCCCCTTCAAAGGGAAAATACGGTGGTTTCCCTCTCCTCAAACAGGGTTTTTTCAAAGTCAGGGCAAAATTATCTTGCCCTCACTCCCAACCCCTCTCCCACAGTAGAGGGGAGCGTTTTTTCTTAATAATTGATTAATTAATACTTAAAAACTCCTGTATCTGTTACTATTTGTTAGTTTCAAAAATTGACATTTTTGAGAATGAAAAAACCCTGCTCCTCAAATCCGCTACCTAAACCAATAATTTACATACTCAAAGTAAGAGAAGCAAAATAAATTAGCAACGATAAATTGCATCTGATATGATCAAGGCTTAAACCTAACAAAAAATAGATAAAAATTATGAAAAAGACCAATATTAGATTATTTTTAAGTTTATTTATTAGTCTGAACTGGGTAACAGTTGGTTGCGGTTTACTAGGAACAAATACAGAAGATTCAGGGAATAACGCTAATACTACATCTGGTGCAGAATCCCTGAAAGTAGGAACATTATTACCCATTACGGGAGATTTATCTTCCATCGGTCAAAATATGCCCACTGCTGTGCAATTAGCTGTGGATACTATCAATGCTTGTGGTGGCGTGAATGGTCAACCTGTAACTTTGGTGAAAGAAGACAGTCAAACTGATCCAGTTGCGGGTAGTGCGGCAATGACAAAATTAACGGAAGTTGATAAGGTTGCAGGAGTTGTGGGCGCTTTTGCTAGTAGCGTTTCTACCGCCGCTTTAGATGTGGCAGTCAGAAATAATGTCATGATGATTTCTCCCGGTAGTACCAGTCCTATATTTACACAAAGAGCAAAAACAGGGGATTTTAACGGTTATTGGGCGAGAACTGCTCCCCCTGATACTTATCAAGCACAAGCCTTAGCGGCTTTAGCAAAAAAACAAGGGTTTCAAAATGTTTCTACTGTTGTTATTAATAATGACTATGGAGTAGCATTCGAGCAAGAATTTGTTAACTCTTTTCAAGATTTAGGAGGTACAGTACTAAATAGCAGTAATCCTGTACGATATGATCCCAAAGCTGTAACACTAGATAGTGAGGCAAGTGCAACTTTTGCCAATAATCCCCAAGCAGTGGCAGGTGTTTTATATGCAGAAACAGGTAGTTTGTTGTTACAAGCGGCTTTTAAACAAGGTTTAACTAACGGGGTAACTGTATTACTTACAGATGGGGTTTATTCAGAAGATTTTACAAAACAAGTAGGAAAAACAGCAGATGGTAATTCTATTATTGCAGGGGCATTAGGCACAGTACCGGGAGCAGATGGAAAGGCATTAGAAGACTTTAAGAATTTATGGGCAGAAAGAACAAATAATACACCAATCACCGCTTTTGTTCCTCATACTTGGGATGCAACTATATTGTTGATGTTGGCGGCACAGGCGGCGGGAGAAAACTCTGGTGAGGCAATTAAGGGTAAAATTCGAGAAGTGTCTGGCGGTGAGGGTACAGAAGTAACTGATCCTTGTCAGGCGATGGAGTTATTACGTAATGGGGAACAAATCAATTATCAAGGGGCTAGTGGAAATGTTGATATTGATGAGAATGGTGACGTTGTGGGTGTTTATGATGTTTGGCAAGTGCAACCTGATGGAAGTATAGAAATTATTGATAAGGTTTCTCCGATTGTTCAATAGACTCTTTGACTATAATCGACATTTTAAGGGCTAAAGCCCTTAAAACAAAACGTTGACTAACCTTATCTTATAGAAGTATAGGGATAAGGTTAATTAGTATGATGAATTATTTTTTTTTATCCATGACAGATAAGCGTAAATTAAATAATTTTTGTTCTATTTGAGGTGGCAAATAGGTAAAATAAATTTTGAAAGAACTATCTTCTCTATTGTTTATGACTACCTTTCCATAAAAATCATCTGGATAAGCCCAATTGGTGAAGTTTAGTTTTAAATTATCTAATGGATTAGGTAAAAATTTCTCTTTACAATTAGCCTGAACTATTGCCCCTATTTCAATATCTTTAATAATAATTTTGGCTATTTTTCCTTGATAAATATCTTCTGTAATGTCTTTGTCATTGAGAGGAGAGTATTTGATTTTTATTTCTTCATTAATGTCAATAATTTGTTCTTCTATTTCAGGTAAGAAAAGAGAGTATTTACCTTTGATACTGATAATTTTATAAATCGTTATCGGTTTTTTTACTCCTTTCGGGGATACTTCTCTCGTTTCTGCTATTTGTACCTCGTTTCTAAGACTGTGTAGGGTTTTTTCTGAAATTAAAATTTCTCTACCTTTGGTATAAGATTCGATGCGATAAGTTAAATTTACTTCACTGCCGACAATTCCATATTTAGTTCTTTTTTCTGAGCCAATATTACCGACAACCACTTCTCCTGTATTGATACCAATTCCCATTTTGAGAGGTGAATAACCCCATATTTCAATTTGTTGATTAATTTCTTTCATTGCTAATTGCATTGCGATCGCACAAGCTATAGCCCTGTCTGCATCATCATTTCGACTAATAGGAGCTCCAAATAAAACTAAAATACCATCCCCCATAAATTCATCAATTGTCCCCTGATACTCACTGATTATATTTGCCATGTAACCAAGATAGAAATTAAGAATTTTAACCACTTCTTCAGGGGGTAATTGTTCACTAACTGCCGTAAATCCTCTTAAATCAGAAGTAAGAATTGTTATAGTGCGTCTTTCTCCTCCTAACTTCACTCCTTGAGGACTTTCGAGTAATGTATTGACAATTTCAGTACTTAAATAGCGCCCAAAAGTAAAACGTATTTTAGAGGCATTTCTGGCGGTATAGATAGTTATTCCCCCTGCCACAGCAATTAATCCTGTTAGAGGAGGTAAAAGAGGTATCCACCAGTTAGCAAGAAAAGCAAAATAAACAATAGCGACTAAAATAAATTCTATACCAACAAAAATAACGATTCCTTGACGAAAATTACTAGATTTACGCAAATTCCATGTCACGATCGCACCTAGTAATGTCCAAAAAATAATCCATAAATTTTCTTTAGTTTCACTCCATGTCTTGATTAAAGTGCGACTATCTTGATTTCCCTTGGCACTGTCTATTATCTGGCTAATAATATGACCATGAATTTCTACTCCGGGCATTCTTTGATCTGGAGAGTTAGTATAAGGAGTTAAATGAACATCTTGAAAACTCTCTCCCACAAAACCGATCAGAATAATCTTGTTTTTACCCCAATCAGAAGGAATGCGATTTTCCAAAACATCAAGTAAACTAACGGTGTCAAAGTGATTCACATTATCTCGATAATTAAGTAAAATTTGATAACCGCCACTATCTGCTTGAGCGTAACTACCGTCATTTTTTTCCAAAGGAATAAATACCGTATTGCCTAATTGCCAGTAATTTTTTTCCCCCACAGTAGTCAAGTTAATATTTTCTTTCTGTAAAAAAAGTAAAGCTAAATACATGGAAAGACTGAAAGCCTGTTTGTCAGGTAAAGCTAATAACGCCCGTCTAATTTTGTTATCTGGATCTAAAATGACATCATTAAAACCAATCTGTTTTTTTTCCTTGAGAATCGGATTCGGCTTAACTCGATATTGACGTGTATCCCCCACCATTTTCTCAATACCGACAATATTTTGATTTTCCCGAAACAATTGACTCAGTTTATCTGTACCCGGAGGAATTGGAACATCCCGATAAATATCTAAACCAATGGCGATAGGTTGTTGTTTAAGCAGATTTTGGATTACATTAGCGTAAATTTCGTCGGATATTATCGCACTACCTATTTTTTCTACATCTTCCTCGCCAATCCCCACAATTACTATCCTGTCATCTTGAGGTAGTGAAGTACGCATTTTGATTAATAAATCATAAGCAAATAATTCTAAGGGTTGAAAAAAACCCAAGTAACGGGTGAGAATAATTGCAATACAGATAAGGGGAGTTGCAACCCAAACACCACGCCATTGCCAGAAAAAAGATTGCAACTGTTTTTGACTAATCACTGCTAATGGGGAATAAGTAAATTATTTTATATATTTAATTGTTCTTATTTTATCCTTTATGAAAGATGTTTCAGGGTGTTAGGGGGATAAGGTGTCAGGTTTGACGGTTTCAGGTTTTAGAAGAAAGTAATGAGTGTTCGGAGTTTTTAATTCTTAATTCTTAATTTTTCCGGTTCTTCAGAGTGTGGTTATGATGAATTAAGAGAAACAGGACTTCCATAACCTTTATTAAATAGTGTTTATAGTAAAATAAAAACTAATAGTTTATAAATTATTATTTAATAATCCCCTATTGCCTATTGCCTCTTGCCTTTCAGCCTACCTTAACTAATAATTTACATACTCAAACTGATAGAGCCATTTTTCCTTTGCCCTTTACTGTTTGCCAAATATGATTACTCGATGGGAAATTCCGCAGGATAAACTTTTAGGGTGATAAATTTCCCTTGACGATCGATTCTTATGGGTATTACTTCTCCTATGGTACTAATTTCTACTTGTTCTTGTACATCTTGTGCGGTCAAAACTTCTATATTATTAACATTATTGATTACATCCCCGGGGAGAAAACCCGCTTGAGAAGCAGGAGAATTTTCCATTACTTTGACGACTAATACCCCTTTTTCTGGTACATTTTCAAAGCCCAAATTTTGAGGAATATTGTCATTTTTGATAGTATCTTGGTTAAGAGTAATCATTTGAATGCCGATATAGGGATGAGATGCTTTTCCTGTGGTGTAGAGTTGTTCCGCAATGCGAGAAGCGGTTTCAATGGGAATAGCAAAGCCTAATCCTTGCGCATCTGCCCTGATTGCCGTGTTAATGCCAATTACTTCCCCTCTAGCGTTTAAAAGGGGTCCTCCTGAATTACCGGGGTTGATTGCGGCATCTGTTTGAATAAATTTAACTCTTTTGTCTGACACTCCTACTTCACTGCTAGATCTATCTTTAGCACTGATGATGCCCACTGTGACTGTATTATCTAAACCTAAAGGATTACCAATTGCGATCGCCCATTCCCCAATAATTAAATTTTTTGCTTTACCCAGTATCACTGTCGGCAAATTTTCGGCTGTTATTTTAACCACTGCAACATCAGTCATAGAATCAATTCCTAACACTCTCCCCTCATAGGTTTTGCCACTAGGTAACAATACAGAAACAAAAGAAGTTCCTTCCACCACGTGGGCATTAGTCATAATCAGACCATCATCACTGACGATGAAACCTGAACCTGTACCTCTTTCTGTACGTTCAAAAGGTATTTGCTCTGGGAAAAAATGTTTAAATAAAGGATGTTCAAAATTTTCGGAATTATTAAAAGAAACTTGACGAGTTGCCTCGATTCTGACCACCGCAGGACCAACTTTTTGAGCTACTTCTGAGATGAAATTAAAATTACCTTGTTTTTGAGGTGAAGATTGTTTAAAAGGAGGAAAAACAGAATTAGCAACGGGTTGAAGGGATGTTTCAGGGGGGATGGTATCAGATACAGAAGATTGATTTAAGGTTGCTAACTGACGACTACCCCAAACACCCAATGCTGTACCCATGATTAATAAGCTACTAGAAACGAAAATTTGGCTAATTAATTTATTCATCTAAATTAACTTTAATTAGGGTGTTTTTTAGTTCAAGGGCTTCTCCCAATTTAACATAACTTCAGTTCGGTTTAAGAATATCGGATAAGGTTAGGTGTCAGGTTTCAGGTTTCAGGTTTCAGGTTTTAGAAAAAAGTAATGAGTGTTTGGAGTTTTTAATTCTTAATTCTTAATTCTTCCTTTGCCCATTGCTTATTCCCCATTTCCGATCCAAACTAAAAATCATAGCTTAATTCAGCAACGC
This is a stretch of genomic DNA from Cyanobacterium aponinum PCC 10605. It encodes these proteins:
- a CDS encoding thermonuclease family protein → MAFILIKGRFHVVGYSPDGDSIRFQAYNLEHWSKLQGISPELNEENHAQIRLIGIDSLETHFRQCQQSVKWALNAAHFLLESLEIDEVKWNEEKNIIISAQDKIEGFILVKKTDQHGRPLAFVFKGEIDHPDGEEFFLPINLFFESVNYQSLLSGQSYPTYYRGIAPTLRKKMTWAVNQARKNKKGLWEFDLTNHGFNVWDLFDEEKTVIILPKLFRRLVSYLETSDNLDYFKHSVVKSEKVLILPNKRKKLFRDIIIQDEHFFKLSELPEDLVYL
- a CDS encoding ABC transporter substrate-binding protein; this encodes MKKTNIRLFLSLFISLNWVTVGCGLLGTNTEDSGNNANTTSGAESLKVGTLLPITGDLSSIGQNMPTAVQLAVDTINACGGVNGQPVTLVKEDSQTDPVAGSAAMTKLTEVDKVAGVVGAFASSVSTAALDVAVRNNVMMISPGSTSPIFTQRAKTGDFNGYWARTAPPDTYQAQALAALAKKQGFQNVSTVVINNDYGVAFEQEFVNSFQDLGGTVLNSSNPVRYDPKAVTLDSEASATFANNPQAVAGVLYAETGSLLLQAAFKQGLTNGVTVLLTDGVYSEDFTKQVGKTADGNSIIAGALGTVPGADGKALEDFKNLWAERTNNTPITAFVPHTWDATILLMLAAQAAGENSGEAIKGKIREVSGGEGTEVTDPCQAMELLRNGEQINYQGASGNVDIDENGDVVGVYDVWQVQPDGSIEIIDKVSPIVQ
- a CDS encoding CHASE2 domain-containing protein translates to MISQKQLQSFFWQWRGVWVATPLICIAIILTRYLGFFQPLELFAYDLLIKMRTSLPQDDRIVIVGIGEEDVEKIGSAIISDEIYANVIQNLLKQQPIAIGLDIYRDVPIPPGTDKLSQLFRENQNIVGIEKMVGDTRQYRVKPNPILKEKKQIGFNDVILDPDNKIRRALLALPDKQAFSLSMYLALLFLQKENINLTTVGEKNYWQLGNTVFIPLEKNDGSYAQADSGGYQILLNYRDNVNHFDTVSLLDVLENRIPSDWGKNKIILIGFVGESFQDVHLTPYTNSPDQRMPGVEIHGHIISQIIDSAKGNQDSRTLIKTWSETKENLWIIFWTLLGAIVTWNLRKSSNFRQGIVIFVGIEFILVAIVYFAFLANWWIPLLPPLTGLIAVAGGITIYTARNASKIRFTFGRYLSTEIVNTLLESPQGVKLGGERRTITILTSDLRGFTAVSEQLPPEEVVKILNFYLGYMANIISEYQGTIDEFMGDGILVLFGAPISRNDDADRAIACAIAMQLAMKEINQQIEIWGYSPLKMGIGINTGEVVVGNIGSEKRTKYGIVGSEVNLTYRIESYTKGREILISEKTLHSLRNEVQIAETREVSPKGVKKPITIYKIISIKGKYSLFLPEIEEQIIDINEEIKIKYSPLNDKDITEDIYQGKIAKIIIKDIEIGAIVQANCKEKFLPNPLDNLKLNFTNWAYPDDFYGKVVINNREDSSFKIYFTYLPPQIEQKLFNLRLSVMDKKK
- a CDS encoding HhoA/HhoB/HtrA family serine endopeptidase; the protein is MNKLISQIFVSSSLLIMGTALGVWGSRQLATLNQSSVSDTIPPETSLQPVANSVFPPFKQSSPQKQGNFNFISEVAQKVGPAVVRIEATRQVSFNNSENFEHPLFKHFFPEQIPFERTERGTGSGFIVSDDGLIMTNAHVVEGTSFVSVLLPSGKTYEGRVLGIDSMTDVAVVKITAENLPTVILGKAKNLIIGEWAIAIGNPLGLDNTVTVGIISAKDRSSSEVGVSDKRVKFIQTDAAINPGNSGGPLLNARGEVIGINTAIRADAQGLGFAIPIETASRIAEQLYTTGKASHPYIGIQMITLNQDTIKNDNIPQNLGFENVPEKGVLVVKVMENSPASQAGFLPGDVINNVNNIEVLTAQDVQEQVEISTIGEVIPIRIDRQGKFITLKVYPAEFPIE